AAGTTGCAATGAATTTGGGATATACAAAAATTCCCGAAGGTGTGCTGATTGACATTGACGATATTAAAAAATACCGTCCCAGCCAGCTTACCATTATCACAACGGGAAGTCAGGGCGAGCCTATGAGCGCGCTCTATCGTATGGCGTTTTCCGACCACAGAAAAGTTGAAATCACAAAGGACGATTTGGTGGTTGTTTCGGCAAATCCTATCCCGGGAAACGAAAAACTTGTGTCAAACGTTGTAAACGAGCTTTTCAAAAAAGGCGCAGAGGTTATTTATGACAGCTCCGATATGCACGTTTCGGGTCACGCGTGCCGGGAGGAACTGAAAATTATAATGGGACTTACGCGCCCGAAGTATTTCATTCCCGTGCACGGCGAATACCGCCATTTAAAGCTTCACGCAGACCTCGGCAAGCTTATGGAAATTGACAAAAAGAACGTTATTATTCTTGATATAGGCAAGGTCTTGGAATTCGGCGCGAACGACGCGAAAGTTACGGGAACCGTGCCGTCGGGCAGAGTTTTGGTGGACGGTCTCGGCGTCGGCGATGTCGGAAATATTGTTTTGCGTGACAGAAGGCATCTCGCACAGGACGGACTTATTGTCGTGGTTGTCACAATCGCGTCGGATAACTATTCGGTTGTGTCAGGTCCTGCTGTTATTTCGCGCGGTTTTGTGTATGTCCGCGAGTCGGAAACCCTTATTGAGGAAATTGAAGAAATTGCGTCGCAGTGCATTGAAACGTGTATCGACAACCGCGTTCACGACTGGTCGACGATTAAGACCAATATGAAAAATAAAATTTCCGACCATATTTATCATCAGACAAAGCGCAAACCTATGATTTTGCCCGTTATTATGGAAGTTTAATAAAAAATCAACCCCGAACATTGTGTTCGGGGTTTTGTGTATTAACTTACATTTTTTCTATTTCTTTTTTAAATTCCTCAAAAAGCGCGTCCTCGCTTACCTTTTTGAAAATTTCACCTTTTTTGAAGATAAGTCCGCATTTGTCGCCGCCGGCAATGCCGATGTCCGCCTCTTTTGCCTCGCCCGGGCCGTTAACCGCGCAACCCATAACCGCAACGGTAATGTTTTTGTGTACGGTGCGAAGATATTCGTCTACCTTTTTCGCAAGCGGAATGAGGTTTATGTTGCACCGTGCGCAGGTCGGACAGGAAATAAGGGTAGGGGTGTTGCCGAGCATATCGAGCGATTTTAAAATTTCGCGTGCAACGATAACCTCGTTAACGGGGTCGTCGGTGAGCGAAATGCGTATTGTATCGCCGATATTGTTAAGCAAAAGCGAGCCGAGCGCAACCGACGATTTAACCGTGCCCGAAAGATACGTTCCCGCCTCGGTAACGCCGAGGTGCAGAGGATAGTCAAGTTCTTTTGACGCGAGTGTATACACCGCAATTGTGTTTTTCACGTTGGACGCTTTGAGCGACAAAACGATATTGTCAAAGTCGAATTTATTCAAAATCGCAATGTGCCTTTTTGCGCTTTCGAGCATTGCCTCGGGCGTGGGCGCGGAATACTTTTTCAAAATATCTTTTTCGAGCGAACCGCCGTTTATGCCAATGCGAATGGGAATGTTAAGCTTCCGAGCCTTATCGGCAACCTGTTTTATTCTGTCCTCGCTGCCGATATTTCCCGGATTTATGCGGATTTTGTCAACACCGTTTTCCATACATTCAAGCGCGAGTTTGTAGTCGAAATGAATATCCGCAACGAGCGGAATGTGTATTTTCTGCTTGATTTTCGCGATTGCCTTTGCGCTTTCAAGGTCGGGAATTGCAACACGGACAATGTCACAGCCGGCATTTTCAAGACGCAGAATTTGCTCAATACATTCGCCGTAATTTTTTGTTTTAACGTTTGTCATAGACTGCACGGCGATTTTTTCTCCGCCGCCTATTGTAACGTTTCCGATTTGTACTTTTTTCATTTTCTCACTTCCGTAAAATTTTATTTATATTTTCATTATGTTTTCTAACAGTGAAAGATACACCGCGTAAAGGCTCTTTTTCAGTATATCCTCTTTAAAAACAAGGTTTACCTCGCCGATTTTTTCGCCGTTTGACACTATTTCAACGCTTCCGCCTATTTTTCCTTTTTCAACGGGCGCGTCAAAGTCTTTTTCCGCGTTGATTTTCGGCAGGACTTCGTTTTTTTCGCTCCGTTTGAAAAGATATGTAAAGTCATTCTCGGCAACAAGCTCGGTTTTGGATTTCATACCTTTTTTAACGTTTGCCTCCGACATAGGCTTTCCTTTTTCAATCACCTTTTTCACGCCGTATGCGCCGAAACCGTAGTTAAGCATATTCGATGCGTCGGCAAAACGTTTTTTTGACGTTTCCGCGCCCATAACGACCGCGATAAGGTGCATACCGTCACGCTTTGCCGTTGCGGAAATGCAGTTTTTCGCAACCGACGTGGAACCCGTTTTAAGCCCCGTTGCGCCCTTGTAAAAGCGTATCAGTTTGTTTGTGTTGGACAGTGTGAATTTTCCGTCGCGCAGTGAGTCCATCCAAATTGTTGTAAACTGAAAAACGTCCTCGTGCTTTAAAAGCTCGCGCGACATAAGGGCTATATCATAGGCGCTCATTTGATGACCGTCCGCGTCAAGACCGTTACAGGTGATGAAATTCGTTTCGTTCATACCGAGTTCTTTTGCACGCTTATTCATCAGTGCGACAAATTCTTCAACACTTCCCGCAAGGTGCTCCGCCATTGCAACGCACGCGTCGTTGCCCGACGCAACTGCCATTCCCTTGAGCATATCGCGCACCGAAAGCGCCTCGCCTTCGTCGAGAAATATGGTCGAACCGCCCATACTTTTTGCGCGCGCACTTCCGATTACCATATCGTCGTACTTTATTTTGCCTGCGTCGATTGCCTCCATTGTGAGGAGAATTGTCATAATTTTCGTCACGCTCGCGGGCGGACGCATTTCGTGTGCATTTTTTTCAAAAAGAATTTTTCCTGTGTCCGCTTCCATTAAAATTGCCGACGGCGCGCTTACTTCTAGTGACGTGACCTCGGCGGCATATGCCGTTGTAAAAATGAGTGTTGCGCACAGTATGCACGACAGTATTCTTTTTGGCATAATATTCATTCCTTTCATTAAATACTATGCCTGCCTGTTTGCTATTATTATCGTTTTTGTGCAAAAAAATCTTTCAAAAGACGGGAACATTCGTCTGCTGAAAAACCGAAATAAACCTCGGGCGTATGATTGAAAAGCCCTTTTTCAAAAAGGTTGACTTTTCCGCCTGCCGCACCGCAGAGTTTATCCTCCGCGCCGATATATACACGGTTAAGCTTTACGTTTATAATCGCGCCGGCGCACATTGCGCACGGTTCGAGCGTGACAAACAAATCACAGCCGATAAGATATTTATTGTTAAGTTTTCTGCACGCGCGCTCTATCGCGAGAATTTCCGCGTGGTGTGACGCGTTGTTTGAACTTTCCGTTTCGTTGTGCGCGCTTGCGATTATTTCACCGTCTTTCACAATCACCGCGCCGACCGGCACTTCACCGCGTTCAAAGGCGAGTTTTGCCATATCCAGCGCGCAGGGCATAAAATTTTTGTACTTCATAATTCACCTATTTGCAAAGGAGATTGTATGCGTTTGTATAAAGAATTTTTTCCTTTGCGCCGTCCGAAAGATTAAGTCTTAATGTATGTTCAACGGTGCCTTTGTGGCGTTCAAGCGGATAGTCGGTGCCGAAAAGGACTTTATTTATGTCGTGTTTTTTGATAATGCTTTCAATTCTCTCGTCGGAAAGTGCCCTGAATGTGCTGGATGTGTCGATGTAAATATCTTTTCCGATAAGATATTCCTCCGCTTCGTCCCATTGGCTGTAACCGCCAAGATGCGCCGCAATAACCGTAAGATGCGGAAACATATCCACAACCTTTGCAAGCCTTCTCGGGCTTGAGCAGTCGCTGTTTATGTCGCCCACGTGGAAAAGAACGGGCAGTTTTCCCGAAAGATAATCGTATACGGGAAACATTTTTTCGTCGTCAATGTTAAATTTCTGAAAATCGGGGTGGAGCTTTATTCCCTTTAGTCCGAGCGAAATAATTCTTTCAATTTCTTTTTCTTTTTCGGGATAGTCGGGGTGAACCGAACCGAAGCCGATTATCTTTTCGCCGATAAGCGACGAGGTGAAATTGTTAACGTCCTCAACCTGATGCGGTTTTGTTGCGGTGGAATGAATGACAAGTTTTTCAATTCCCGCCTCGTCTGCGCTTGCCTTAAGGTCGTCAAATCTGCCGTTGCCGTGCATTGTGTAGGAATAATAAGTTCTTAAGTTGTCAACCGCCTTTTGTGCAACCGCGTCGGGGAAAACGTGTGCGTGAACATCTATAACTTTCATATATTTCGCTCTCCTTTTATGTGATGTATTATAAAGTATTTTATCACACATATATACGCTTTGCAATAATTTTGTAAAAAAATGTCAAAAACCGCCTTTTGAAAAGGTGTTTTTTCAATACGTTTTGTGCGTATTTTACAATGCGGTGTTTTCAGCTGTGTTAAAAATAATTAAATTTAGAAAAATAAACTATATTTTAAAGAAAAATTACACTAAAATTTAAGGGTTATGTCGGTTGACTAACATATAAAATTGTGTTAAAATAGGTTTTAAACATTTATAATGAAAATATAATAAAAATTTTTTGAAAGAAGGTGTGTTTTTTGGAAACTGCGATTATATTGCTGGGCGGACTTGTAGCCGTCGCGGCGGCGGTTGTGTTTTTCGGCGTATTTGAAAAAGAAAAACGAAACGAGTTTAATATGACAGAAATATCAAGCATTTCGCGTGCTGAAAGCGTTTTTGACCGTCTTGTGTCAAAGGACGGCGCGTGCACTGCAATATACATTGGAATGTTTTATCAATCACTCTATATAAATGCCGACAGCGGAAAATTTATAAAAACGCGTCTTTCGGCAGAGAAAAAAATAAAGGAATTTTGCGGAATTTTCGGCGGTGCGTCCGCAAGAGTCGACGGTAATAATTATATTATCGTATCGGGTGCGCAGAGAGATGACACGGCTGTGTTTTGCGAAAAATTTTCCGAATTTGCAAAAAACGGCAGCAACGCCGCCGACATAAGCATCGGTGCGTACATTGCAAAAGACGAAATTTGCGATTTTCAGACTGCGGCGGGATATGCGAAAAAAGCTGCGCGGTTTGCGAAAAATTCAGGCGCCGGTTATAAAATCTGCGAGGGCAGGGAGCTTGACGAGGTTATTGACAACGAAAATATCGAAAAAAATATTGAGGCGTTTATAGATAACGACAGTTTTTATCAGGTTTTTCAGCCGTATTACGACGCAAAAGCCGATAAAATTTTGGGCTGTGAGGTTTTGAGCAGACTCGATTTGGACAGAACCGACGGAATTTTGCCATGCGAATTTTTACAGGTTATAAAAAAAGACAAAAACCTTTGTGTTAAGTTCGATTTATATACATTTAAAAGGTGCTGCGAATGGCTTGTGAAAAATGCGGACAGGAATTTGAGCGTAGCGTGCAATTTTTCACGTCAGACATTATTGTCCGAAAATTCCGCGTCGGATATTATAGCCATTGCTCAAAGAACGGGAGCTGATTTTAAGAGAATTATTATTGAAATTGAGGACGGGCACAGCAACGGCGGATTTGAAATTCTTTGCGGAAACGTTTTACTGCTCAAAAAGTCGGGATTTAAAATATGTCTTGACGGTTTCGGCAGAGGAAATACGGCTCTCGGCGAACTTTCGGAGCTTTTGCCCGATATTATAGGCATTGACAAAAGTGTGCTCCGCGGTGTGAAAAACAGTCGCGGAGAGGCAGTTTTCAGCGGTGCTGTGCGCCTTGCAAAAGAGATGAATGCGCTTGTTTTGGCCGAATGTATTGAAAATGAAATTCAGGCTGAAACAGCTAAAAAGGCGGGGTGCGACATTTTACAGGGATATTATTTCTGCAAGCCCGTGAACACGGATGAATTGGATAAATTGCTGAAAAATCAAATATAGTATAATGTGATTTTTGTGTTATATGACAAATTTCAAAAAAGTGTTGACAATTCGAGTTTAATATGCTATCATGATGCTAATAATAGAAAACTGTGACGCAATACACGTATATGGGCGCTTGTGTATTGCCGAGTGAGTAGCGCAACCGGTCTGTTAAACCTAAGTATGGTTTTGGGTTTTAACGGGCTTTTTTTATTGCCTTTTTCCATCAATTACAAACGGAGGGATAGAATGAACGCGAAAATTGCTGTGCGGATTATCGCCGCCGCCGCTGCGGTAGTGCTCCCGATTTCGTGCTTTGCGGCAGAGATGAGCTGGAAATACGACGAAGCAAATGCGACAGTTTCCGTGAGCGGTTACGGAATGGTTAACGACGCGACAAATTTTACATCATACATTAAAACTGCAAAGAGGATTGAGTTTGAAAAAGGCGTTACGAAGATTGAGAAAAACGTTTTCACAAACTGCGGTATAGTTGAAACTGTGGTTCTGCCCGACGGCTTTACGTCGCTCGGAAACAGTTCTTTCAGTTTCAGCAAACACCTTAAAACGGTTAATTTTCCCGAAACTCTTGAATACATAGGCGATGAGGCGTTTATGGACTGTCCGTCGCTTGAAATCGGTAAAATTCCGAAAAATGTGTCGTATATCGGCGCAAACGCTTTTACAGAATGTGATTTAATTAAAAACTTTGAAATTGATGAAGAAAATCCGAATTACACAGCGGTTGACGGTGTGATATTTACAAAAGACAAAACCGAGCTTGTTATGTATCCTGCCGGAAGAAATGACGAAAGTTACCAAATCCCTGACGGCACTGTGAAAATTTCGCCCAAGGCCTTTTCATATAATTCAAGCCTTGTGAGCGTACGAGTTCCCGATACGGTGTCAGAAATTGGAAATTACGCGTTCTATTTCTGCGAAAATCTTCAGGACGTAAGCTTTGGAAGCGGACTTAAAACAATCGGAAACTATGCTTTTTACGGTTCCGGCATAAGAAGTGCAATTTTGCCGTTCGGCATTGAAACACTCGGCGCGGACGCGTTTAAGAACTGCGAGTTTTTGACTGTTGTTGATATTCCCGGCACGGTTTCGCAAATCGGTGACAGCATTTTTTACGGCACCGATGACACCTTAAAAATAAAAGGTTACGGAGTTTCGGCATTAAACTGCGCAAATGATGCGGAAAAGGCATTTGAGGAAACTGTGAGAATTATTGTAAACGGCAGGGAGCTTAACCCCGACAAATCGGCTTACGTTGAAAACGGCTGTACGATGATACCTATGCGGTGCATTTTTGAGGCGCTGGGAGCGTCGGTTGAGTGGAATGACGAAACACAGACCGCAGCGGCAAAAAGAGGCGGAATTGAATGTTCGTTTGCAATCGGCGGAGATGTTCTTTATAAAAACGGCAAAGAAATCAAGCTTTCGGCACCTGCGGTTCTGTCGGACGGCAGAACTCTTGTCCACGTAAGAGCCATAGCCGAGGCGTTCGGCGAAAAGGTGGACTGGGACGGCGAAAGAGGACTGGTAACCGTTACGGCAAATTGAAAATACCGCTTTTAAAGCGTTCGGAATAAATTTTTAAATATTTTAAAAGACATATGGAGGTTATCGGAATGAGAAAATTTATAAGAATTTTATGCACGGTTTTAACTGTTGTTATTGCTTTTTCAAGTGTATCCGCACTTGCTGCGCAGGGCTACGTCGGGGAAGATTATGTAAAAGGAAACAGCAAGGGAAACAATTCGGCAACTGTTTCTTTCTATATACAGATTAACGGCGAACAGCTTGACACAAACGGCAATATTTCGGGACGCAACTCGAAATTCTATACCGGCGTGATTGACAAAAGCGGACTTAAAAACAGTCTTTCCGCAAACTATTCAATCGCAATCGGCAACGGCATTACAGAGGCTGACGTGCTTTCCAATGTATCGTCCGTTCCCCAGGATAAAAAGGTTTTTGACAAGGTTGCAAAGCAGTATAAAGAAAAAGACGCATATCTTAAATCAAGCAACGGCAAGGTTATTCCATGGTCAAGACTTACTGATGTATATTACAAGGTGCAGTGGTATGTTTTGAAAAATGAGGACGATGGCTGGCACGTTGACGGCGTTATAATAGAGCGCGAAACAGACAAAGAAATTTCAGTTGTTGTTCCCGAAGATAAAGCCGAGAGGGCAACCTGTGTTGAATACGATGTTAAAAAGGGTTTGTTCACCCCCGGCACAATGGGAGTTAAGGCAAACAGACCGCACTCGGTTTGGGAGGGTGACAACGACAAGCTTGTTATGGACGGTTTCCACGACGTATGGTACACCGTGCTTGACGAAAGCACTTTCAAAGAAAACTCGTGCGTTGTTCCGCAAAAGCTTATGGACGCGGCAACCGCGGTTGCAAAGCTTGCCGGTGCAAGACTTTCCGAGCTTGATATTCAACTTCAGAAACAGTTCGGAAGAATTGATTCGCAGGCATACAAGCAGGAATACATTTCGAGAAACGGAAAGAAAACACTTTACGTTACTCCCTACATCACCGAAAGACTTGCCTCAAAATATGATGTAAGCAAAGACGATTACATTTGGCTTGCAGAGGGAGATTCGCAGGGAAATATCGTGAAAGTGTATGTTATGGACAGAAATTCGGCGAATATAGACAATATGTTTGACGGTGAATAAAAGCGGCTGTGACAGACCGGGGTGCCTGAAAAGCCTTTCGGCGCCCGTCACGGTTGTAAATCGGCCGGCGCGAGTGTTGCGGACAAAATCCGCGGTGCTCGCTTTTTGTCGTATAAATCGGAGTATGAAATTTTCGTGAGGTTTTGCACGGATTTTGAATAACGGCAGGGAGGTCAGGCAATATGGAAAATATAAGAATGCGCAGAATGGGAATATGGAGTGAAATTATAAGCGATATTGCGGCAGTATCCGCAGGATTTTTTTTGTCAATGAAAATTTTTAATTACAGCGCGCGCCAAACCGCGCCGTTTTATGTTTTGTTCTTGTGCATAACTGCGTTTTTTCTTGCGCTTTTGGACGCATATGACGATTTATCTTCTTATCTTACGCAGAAAAAACGTCTGCCCGTAACCCTTGCGGTTGCGTTTGCAATGTCTATGGTTTCGGCACTTTTGGTAATTCTTATCGTGCCGAGTTTAAAACTTTACAGTCCGCTTTTTTACACTGCGGTTTTTGTGTTTTGTTATGCACTTTTGTTTATCGGCAGAATGATAATTCTCAAAGTGCTCATAAAATTCAGAAAATCCCAGTCACTGCTTATTTTGTATTACCCGA
The window above is part of the Qingrenia yutianensis genome. Proteins encoded here:
- a CDS encoding ribonuclease J — protein: MARKSKLKIIPLGGLNEIGKNMTVFEYGNDIVVLDCGMAFPDEEMPGIDFVIPDFSYLTKHKDKVRAVVLTHGHEDHIGALPFFLSEINVPVYGTNLTLGIVQNKLKEHNLLSKVKLNRISAGDVIKIGCFTFEAIRSNHSIADAVAYAIKTPVGTIVHTGDFKIDTTPIEGRMIDLARLGELGNEGVLALMSDSTNVERPGYTMSERTVGSSLDHVFESTKKRIIIATFASNVHRVQQIINSAHKFGRKVAVSGRSMVTILEVAMNLGYTKIPEGVLIDIDDIKKYRPSQLTIITTGSQGEPMSALYRMAFSDHRKVEITKDDLVVVSANPIPGNEKLVSNVVNELFKKGAEVIYDSSDMHVSGHACREELKIIMGLTRPKYFIPVHGEYRHLKLHADLGKLMEIDKKNVIILDIGKVLEFGANDAKVTGTVPSGRVLVDGLGVGDVGNIVLRDRRHLAQDGLIVVVVTIASDNYSVVSGPAVISRGFVYVRESETLIEEIEEIASQCIETCIDNRVHDWSTIKTNMKNKISDHIYHQTKRKPMILPVIMEV
- a CDS encoding amidohydrolase family protein; translation: MKVIDVHAHVFPDAVAQKAVDNLRTYYSYTMHGNGRFDDLKASADEAGIEKLVIHSTATKPHQVEDVNNFTSSLIGEKIIGFGSVHPDYPEKEKEIERIISLGLKGIKLHPDFQKFNIDDEKMFPVYDYLSGKLPVLFHVGDINSDCSSPRRLAKVVDMFPHLTVIAAHLGGYSQWDEAEEYLIGKDIYIDTSSTFRALSDERIESIIKKHDINKVLFGTDYPLERHKGTVEHTLRLNLSDGAKEKILYTNAYNLLCK
- a CDS encoding nucleoside deaminase, whose amino-acid sequence is MKYKNFMPCALDMAKLAFERGEVPVGAVIVKDGEIIASAHNETESSNNASHHAEILAIERACRKLNNKYLIGCDLFVTLEPCAMCAGAIINVKLNRVYIGAEDKLCGAAGGKVNLFEKGLFNHTPEVYFGFSADECSRLLKDFFAQKR
- a CDS encoding D-alanyl-D-alanine carboxypeptidase family protein produces the protein MPKRILSCILCATLIFTTAYAAEVTSLEVSAPSAILMEADTGKILFEKNAHEMRPPASVTKIMTILLTMEAIDAGKIKYDDMVIGSARAKSMGGSTIFLDEGEALSVRDMLKGMAVASGNDACVAMAEHLAGSVEEFVALMNKRAKELGMNETNFITCNGLDADGHQMSAYDIALMSRELLKHEDVFQFTTIWMDSLRDGKFTLSNTNKLIRFYKGATGLKTGSTSVAKNCISATAKRDGMHLIAVVMGAETSKKRFADASNMLNYGFGAYGVKKVIEKGKPMSEANVKKGMKSKTELVAENDFTYLFKRSEKNEVLPKINAEKDFDAPVEKGKIGGSVEIVSNGEKIGEVNLVFKEDILKKSLYAVYLSLLENIMKI
- a CDS encoding EAL domain-containing protein, which encodes METAIILLGGLVAVAAAVVFFGVFEKEKRNEFNMTEISSISRAESVFDRLVSKDGACTAIYIGMFYQSLYINADSGKFIKTRLSAEKKIKEFCGIFGGASARVDGNNYIIVSGAQRDDTAVFCEKFSEFAKNGSNAADISIGAYIAKDEICDFQTAAGYAKKAARFAKNSGAGYKICEGRELDEVIDNENIEKNIEAFIDNDSFYQVFQPYYDAKADKILGCEVLSRLDLDRTDGILPCEFLQVIKKDKNLCVKFDLYTFKRCCEWLVKNADRNLSVACNFSRQTLLSENSASDIIAIAQRTGADFKRIIIEIEDGHSNGGFEILCGNVLLLKKSGFKICLDGFGRGNTALGELSELLPDIIGIDKSVLRGVKNSRGEAVFSGAVRLAKEMNALVLAECIENEIQAETAKKAGCDILQGYYFCKPVNTDELDKLLKNQI
- a CDS encoding leucine-rich repeat protein is translated as MNAKIAVRIIAAAAAVVLPISCFAAEMSWKYDEANATVSVSGYGMVNDATNFTSYIKTAKRIEFEKGVTKIEKNVFTNCGIVETVVLPDGFTSLGNSSFSFSKHLKTVNFPETLEYIGDEAFMDCPSLEIGKIPKNVSYIGANAFTECDLIKNFEIDEENPNYTAVDGVIFTKDKTELVMYPAGRNDESYQIPDGTVKISPKAFSYNSSLVSVRVPDTVSEIGNYAFYFCENLQDVSFGSGLKTIGNYAFYGSGIRSAILPFGIETLGADAFKNCEFLTVVDIPGTVSQIGDSIFYGTDDTLKIKGYGVSALNCANDAEKAFEETVRIIVNGRELNPDKSAYVENGCTMIPMRCIFEALGASVEWNDETQTAAAKRGGIECSFAIGGDVLYKNGKEIKLSAPAVLSDGRTLVHVRAIAEAFGEKVDWDGERGLVTVTAN
- the ispG gene encoding flavodoxin-dependent (E)-4-hydroxy-3-methylbut-2-enyl-diphosphate synthase, coding for MKKVQIGNVTIGGGEKIAVQSMTNVKTKNYGECIEQILRLENAGCDIVRVAIPDLESAKAIAKIKQKIHIPLVADIHFDYKLALECMENGVDKIRINPGNIGSEDRIKQVADKARKLNIPIRIGINGGSLEKDILKKYSAPTPEAMLESAKRHIAILNKFDFDNIVLSLKASNVKNTIAVYTLASKELDYPLHLGVTEAGTYLSGTVKSSVALGSLLLNNIGDTIRISLTDDPVNEVIVAREILKSLDMLGNTPTLISCPTCARCNINLIPLAKKVDEYLRTVHKNITVAVMGCAVNGPGEAKEADIGIAGGDKCGLIFKKGEIFKKVSEDALFEEFKKEIEKM